In Bacillus sp. NP247, one DNA window encodes the following:
- a CDS encoding ZIP family metal transporter, producing MERLWIPMIVTFFSFGGLLLGGAVGVATRQLIEEKMHRLYALCGGILLGLLSLEIIPETFSSYEIIGPILGIAMGVLVMSLLDNYCHHPIIHKKDQQAWQTFLFLSFAIFIHNMPSGFALGTAFTNHNDSAIPFLLAIVIHHIPEGLALIIPFLFTKHKYISFLLTTLLLSLILGTGTVFGIMMDGKALHLQGLIMGSAIGSLGYVTIHEMLWKAKKQLPFLPFLSWSISGFLLIIVFTLFTGHH from the coding sequence GTGGAACGATTATGGATCCCAATGATTGTAACATTTTTTTCGTTCGGTGGATTACTATTAGGAGGTGCTGTTGGAGTAGCAACACGCCAACTAATTGAAGAAAAGATGCATCGCTTATACGCATTATGTGGTGGGATTTTGCTTGGGCTTTTATCACTTGAAATTATTCCTGAGACATTTTCAAGCTATGAAATAATAGGTCCTATACTTGGGATAGCTATGGGAGTATTAGTTATGAGTTTATTAGATAACTATTGCCATCATCCGATTATACATAAGAAAGATCAACAAGCATGGCAAACCTTCCTTTTTCTTTCTTTCGCTATATTCATTCATAATATGCCGAGTGGGTTTGCTTTAGGTACAGCATTTACGAATCATAACGACTCTGCCATTCCTTTCTTGCTTGCGATTGTCATTCACCATATTCCAGAAGGGTTAGCTTTAATTATTCCATTTCTTTTTACAAAACATAAATATATTTCATTTTTATTAACAACTTTATTACTTTCTCTCATCCTAGGGACCGGTACTGTTTTTGGCATTATGATGGATGGGAAAGCTCTCCATTTACAAGGACTTATTATGGGAAGTGCAATTGGTTCTCTTGGCTATGTCACAATTCACGAAATGCTTTGGAAAGCAAAAAAACAGCTACCTTTCCTTCCGTTTCTATCGTGGTCTATAAGTGGATTTTTACTAATAATAGTCTTCACTCTTTTCACTGGACATCATTAA
- a CDS encoding bifunctional 2-polyprenyl-6-hydroxyphenol methylase/3-demethylubiquinol 3-O-methyltransferase UbiG gives MKRGISLQTNWSLSEYENPKRYDVENKSLSDFPFLLSWAKKLNIQNEWILDIACGTGRVTIPFIEEGYHMIGVDIHEGMLAEAKSKSASLTNVKWLQQDCLQLNIEETIPFAYMVGHGFQHFLTNIHQNQLLTSIHHVLADNGIFIFDTRFPSKEELIQPSTEEYWITVNDEKGRKCDLYTEMIYDSIQQIQHYITTRRFYEDNTLVEELKTTIDLRYTYPQELERLLQLNGFELLHIYNDREGNELREDCYSMVVICRKKRKCWWI, from the coding sequence ATGAAAAGGGGAATAAGTTTGCAGACAAATTGGAGTTTATCCGAATACGAAAATCCGAAACGATATGATGTGGAAAATAAAAGTTTATCAGATTTTCCGTTTTTACTATCATGGGCGAAAAAACTAAATATACAAAATGAATGGATTCTAGATATTGCCTGTGGAACAGGGAGAGTCACTATTCCTTTTATCGAAGAAGGATATCATATGATTGGTGTAGATATACATGAAGGTATGCTTGCTGAAGCGAAGAGTAAATCTGCGAGTTTAACGAATGTGAAATGGTTACAGCAAGACTGCTTACAATTGAATATTGAAGAAACAATTCCGTTTGCATATATGGTTGGCCATGGATTCCAGCATTTTCTTACGAATATACATCAAAATCAGTTATTAACATCTATTCATCATGTGTTAGCTGACAATGGTATATTTATATTCGATACACGTTTCCCTTCAAAAGAAGAATTAATACAACCATCTACAGAAGAATATTGGATAACTGTTAATGATGAAAAGGGAAGAAAGTGTGATTTATATACTGAAATGATATATGATTCAATTCAGCAAATACAGCACTACATAACAACAAGAAGGTTTTATGAGGATAATACGCTAGTGGAGGAACTGAAAACAACAATAGATCTGCGGTATACGTATCCACAAGAATTAGAAAGATTGTTACAATTAAATGGGTTTGAATTGCTGCATATATATAATGATCGGGAAGGGAATGAGTTGAGAGAGGATTGTTATTCTATGGTGGTAATATGTCGGAAGAAAAGAAAGTGTTGGTGGATATAA
- a CDS encoding hemolysin family protein, translating into MDIFNLIMVAVLIACTAFFVAIEFAIVKVRGSKIDQFVLEGKKGALAAKKVTSNLDEYLSACQLGITVTAMGLGALGEPTIERLLHPLFDKWNINPSIAGVLSLGIAFTIMTYLHVVVGELAPKTLAIQKAEKVTLLLSAPLIWFYKIMYPFIRLLNGSARMITGMFGLKPASEHDVAHTEEELRLILSESYERGEINQAEYKYVNNIFEFDNRIAKEIMVPRTEIIGLHVDNSLADHMKIIRDEKYTRYPVFGEDKDEIIGMVNVKDFFIRYMNKETKEFSSIQSYTRPVIGVIETIPIHDLLLQMQKKRIPLAVLYDEYGGTAGIVTIEDILEEIVGEIRDEYDEDERPPIQQMNEDHVVVEGKVLISELNDLLGLHMNDSDVDTIGGWILMQNYDIEEGQTVNSEGYTFKILSKDPHQIKRVEIQKEMMEAATV; encoded by the coding sequence TTGGACATATTTAATTTAATCATGGTAGCGGTTTTAATCGCATGTACTGCATTTTTCGTGGCAATTGAGTTTGCTATTGTAAAAGTAAGAGGTTCAAAGATTGATCAATTTGTATTAGAAGGAAAGAAGGGTGCGCTGGCAGCTAAGAAAGTGACATCAAACTTGGATGAATATTTGTCAGCTTGTCAATTAGGGATTACAGTTACAGCAATGGGACTTGGGGCACTAGGTGAACCAACGATTGAGAGACTTTTACACCCTTTATTTGATAAGTGGAACATCAATCCTTCCATTGCAGGTGTATTATCTTTAGGGATTGCTTTTACTATTATGACGTACTTACATGTTGTAGTTGGTGAATTAGCACCAAAAACATTGGCGATTCAAAAGGCTGAGAAGGTTACTTTATTACTTTCGGCTCCGCTTATCTGGTTCTACAAAATCATGTATCCGTTTATTCGCTTGTTAAATGGCTCTGCAAGGATGATAACAGGAATGTTCGGCTTAAAACCTGCATCAGAGCATGATGTAGCACATACAGAAGAAGAATTACGACTGATTCTTTCTGAAAGTTATGAGCGTGGAGAAATTAATCAAGCTGAATACAAATATGTAAATAATATTTTTGAATTTGATAATCGTATTGCGAAAGAAATCATGGTCCCTCGTACAGAAATTATAGGGCTACATGTAGATAATTCTTTAGCAGACCATATGAAAATAATCCGTGATGAAAAGTATACACGTTACCCAGTATTTGGGGAAGATAAAGATGAAATCATTGGTATGGTGAATGTGAAAGACTTCTTTATTCGTTATATGAATAAAGAAACAAAAGAATTTAGTTCAATTCAATCGTATACACGTCCAGTAATCGGAGTAATTGAAACTATACCAATACATGATCTTTTACTACAAATGCAAAAGAAACGTATTCCATTAGCTGTGTTATATGATGAATACGGCGGTACGGCTGGTATTGTAACCATTGAGGATATTCTGGAAGAGATTGTAGGAGAAATCCGTGATGAATACGATGAAGATGAGCGTCCGCCCATCCAGCAAATGAATGAAGATCATGTTGTCGTAGAAGGTAAGGTATTAATTAGTGAATTAAATGATTTACTAGGATTACATATGAATGATAGTGATGTTGATACGATTGGTGGTTGGATTCTGATGCAGAATTATGATATAGAGGAAGGGCAAACAGTAAATAGCGAAGGATATACATTTAAAATTCTTTCTAAAGACCCTCACCAAATCAAACGTGTTGAAATACAAAAAGAAATGATGGAAGCAGCAACTGTATAG
- a CDS encoding MBL fold metallo-hydrolase, which yields MQQIKKIGNSFWYMTPVSETDRPILGMVVGKEKTLMIDAGNSEEHAQLFLEMLKEQNVSNPDFVALTHWHWDHIFGLPVLQDAVSIAHIETKKEMNTLVSYEWTDEALDARVKEGTEIEFCAECIKKEFSEKPRNIKIIPPTLTFQDQLELDLGDVTCVLKHVGGDHSHDSVVMYIKEEKILFLGDCIYADIFSSKWNHTTKRTFTLIEELEKFDAETYILSHGEAIDRNEFLREIGLLKTVGSYTETHKGDEEKIKAAYKQELDRELNEDELETIAYFVNGYEMVNL from the coding sequence ATGCAGCAAATTAAAAAAATAGGAAACTCATTTTGGTATATGACACCTGTTTCTGAAACAGATAGACCTATATTAGGAATGGTCGTTGGAAAAGAAAAAACTTTAATGATTGATGCAGGAAATTCAGAAGAACATGCACAATTGTTTTTAGAAATGCTAAAAGAACAGAATGTATCAAATCCTGATTTCGTAGCATTAACGCATTGGCATTGGGATCATATTTTTGGATTGCCTGTATTACAAGATGCAGTATCTATTGCACATATTGAAACGAAAAAAGAGATGAACACACTTGTTTCTTACGAGTGGACGGATGAGGCATTGGACGCACGTGTAAAAGAAGGTACAGAAATTGAATTTTGTGCGGAATGTATCAAAAAAGAGTTCAGTGAAAAACCAAGAAATATTAAAATTATTCCTCCGACCTTAACGTTCCAGGATCAACTTGAATTAGACCTTGGTGATGTGACATGTGTGTTAAAGCATGTGGGCGGAGATCATTCACATGACTCTGTTGTTATGTATATTAAAGAAGAAAAGATATTGTTTTTAGGAGACTGTATATATGCAGATATTTTTTCTTCAAAGTGGAACCATACGACGAAACGAACGTTTACATTAATAGAAGAATTAGAGAAATTTGATGCTGAGACATATATTCTTTCTCATGGGGAAGCAATAGATCGAAATGAGTTTTTGCGAGAGATTGGTTTGTTAAAAACAGTAGGAAGTTATACGGAAACTCATAAAGGCGATGAAGAGAAGATAAAGGCAGCGTATAAGCAAGAGCTAGATAGAGAATTAAATGAAGATGAGCTAGAAACAATAGCGTATTTTGTAAATGGTTATGAAATGGTTAATCTGTAA
- a CDS encoding nucleoside hydrolase — MMKKVYFNHDGGVDDLISLFLVLQMDNIDLTGVSIIPADCYLEPAISASRKIIDRFGKGNIEVAASNSRGKNPFPKDWRMHAFYVDALPILNESGKVVTPVAAKPAHHHLIETLLQTEEKTTLLFTGPLTDLARALYEAPVIKEKIESLVWIGGTFRTAGNVHEPGHDGTAEWNSFWDPEAVAHVWDTNIKIDLVTLESTNQVPLTLDVRERWAKDRKYIGVDFLGQCYAMVPPLVYFSTNSTYYLWDVLTTAFVGKSDLAKTQMINSIVHTYGPSQGRTVKTADGRPINVVYDVNHNAFFDYITELAKKASTRNPR; from the coding sequence ATGATGAAAAAAGTGTACTTCAATCATGATGGTGGTGTAGATGATTTAATTTCATTGTTCCTAGTACTTCAGATGGACAATATTGACCTCACAGGTGTTTCTATTATCCCAGCAGATTGCTATTTAGAACCAGCGATATCTGCAAGTCGTAAAATTATCGATCGCTTCGGAAAAGGTAATATTGAAGTAGCAGCGTCAAACTCTCGTGGGAAAAATCCATTTCCAAAAGACTGGCGGATGCATGCATTTTATGTAGATGCTTTACCAATTTTAAATGAGTCTGGGAAAGTTGTGACACCCGTAGCGGCCAAACCTGCGCATCACCATTTAATAGAAACTCTTCTACAAACTGAGGAGAAAACAACTTTATTATTTACAGGTCCTCTTACCGATCTTGCCCGTGCACTATATGAAGCGCCTGTAATCAAAGAAAAAATTGAAAGCCTCGTTTGGATCGGCGGTACATTTCGTACTGCGGGCAACGTACATGAACCTGGGCATGATGGAACAGCCGAGTGGAATTCGTTTTGGGATCCCGAAGCAGTCGCTCATGTATGGGATACTAATATAAAAATTGATTTAGTAACACTAGAAAGTACAAACCAAGTTCCGCTAACTTTAGACGTACGTGAACGCTGGGCAAAAGACCGTAAATATATTGGTGTCGATTTCCTTGGTCAATGTTATGCAATGGTCCCCCCTCTCGTTTATTTTTCAACTAACTCTACCTACTATTTGTGGGATGTATTAACTACTGCATTTGTTGGAAAAAGTGATCTCGCAAAAACACAAATGATTAATAGTATTGTTCATACATATGGTCCTAGCCAAGGGCGTACAGTGAAAACTGCTGATGGACGACCTATAAATGTAGTATATGATGTAAACCACAATGCATTTTTCGACTATATAACTGAATTAGCTAAGAAAGCTTCTACTCGAAACCCCCGCTAA
- a CDS encoding DUF2441 domain-containing protein, which yields MNESEFYAYHIVTRKEMKIGQIIQFDKNQTNTLYRFFFERDQLNSNGEDGIKILNNHYNNDGLHINNENAQVVMNYMDQTIRAVRETIVEMVRLQEYPEYPSRLSCLYASKSYEDALKWKALFDSYNREVLQIVKLRVIGNSFEGDGNLLPKEDGIPFSQKIEQARAYWQGNVRNELPELLINGRIEVVEIIDDFSQIHI from the coding sequence ATGAATGAATCAGAATTTTACGCATATCACATCGTTACAAGGAAAGAAATGAAAATTGGACAAATCATTCAATTTGATAAAAATCAAACCAATACTCTATATCGCTTCTTTTTTGAAAGAGACCAATTAAATTCTAACGGTGAAGATGGCATAAAAATTTTAAACAATCATTATAATAATGACGGATTACATATAAATAATGAAAATGCTCAAGTAGTTATGAATTATATGGATCAAACAATAAGAGCGGTTAGAGAAACGATTGTGGAAATGGTTAGGCTGCAAGAATATCCTGAATACCCTTCAAGGTTGTCTTGCTTATATGCCTCCAAAAGCTATGAAGATGCTTTGAAATGGAAAGCGTTATTTGATTCTTATAATCGAGAAGTTTTGCAGATTGTTAAACTACGAGTGATTGGTAATTCTTTTGAAGGTGACGGAAATCTTTTACCGAAAGAAGATGGTATTCCTTTTTCTCAAAAAATTGAACAGGCTAGAGCGTATTGGCAAGGAAACGTTAGAAATGAACTTCCTGAGCTACTAATTAATGGGAGAATTGAAGTGGTAGAAATTATTGATGATTTTTCCCAAATTCATATTTAA
- a CDS encoding class I SAM-dependent methyltransferase: MVKEIDLQSVQGTMLIPLWGRAYGSENNKDILDDTEAIRIINECDFDFSKIADTFGEYGCITYITRARKIDDTIKQFITKHPNATIVNIGSGLDTTFSRIDNGTIQWYNLDLPDAIAFRKTLIEDTPRNISIAKSFFDTSWFNDIKYDQSDGILFISAGVFYYFKEENLKEIIVAMSKRFPGGELYFDAESKFALNLSNATVKKSGNNGAMMYFYVNNPKSIERWSSNIKVLSCSPFFKGIPTNNDRDGSTRIMMRIVNIIKMLKFVHLQFKK; encoded by the coding sequence ATGGTTAAAGAAATAGATTTACAATCAGTTCAAGGTACTATGCTTATCCCCCTATGGGGACGAGCATATGGTAGTGAGAACAATAAAGATATTTTAGATGATACGGAAGCTATTCGTATTATTAATGAATGCGACTTTGATTTCTCTAAAATAGCAGATACATTTGGCGAATACGGTTGTATCACATACATTACCCGTGCACGAAAAATTGATGATACGATAAAACAATTTATTACAAAACACCCGAATGCTACTATAGTAAATATCGGTTCTGGTCTAGACACTACTTTTTCAAGAATTGATAACGGTACAATACAGTGGTATAATCTTGATTTGCCTGATGCAATCGCTTTTCGCAAAACATTAATTGAAGATACACCGAGGAATATAAGCATCGCTAAATCATTTTTTGATACTTCTTGGTTTAACGATATAAAATATGATCAAAGCGACGGTATTCTTTTTATATCAGCAGGTGTGTTTTATTACTTTAAAGAAGAAAATTTAAAAGAAATCATAGTTGCTATGTCAAAACGTTTCCCTGGAGGAGAGCTATATTTTGATGCTGAATCAAAGTTCGCACTGAATCTTTCGAATGCTACTGTAAAGAAATCCGGTAATAACGGCGCGATGATGTATTTTTATGTAAACAATCCAAAATCAATAGAAAGATGGTCTTCTAACATAAAAGTATTAAGCTGCTCCCCTTTCTTTAAAGGTATACCTACAAATAACGATCGGGATGGTAGTACACGTATAATGATGAGAATTGTAAACATAATAAAGATGTTGAAGTTTGTTCATTTGCAGTTTAAAAAATAA
- a CDS encoding MarR family winged helix-turn-helix transcriptional regulator has product MSHKELLNEYMNLLLNMSGTFKLLSEKSSEFTHLEQHVVEYIAQQKVAVNLKMIASYLNIPKQQLSVTVRNLEKNGYIVKKQDTVDKRAVLISLTEKAEKVHYKKWKQIYNNFTVNIEKLSEEDMRDLTYGLYKTNKMLSKMLNTTNHI; this is encoded by the coding sequence ATGTCCCATAAAGAATTATTAAATGAATACATGAATTTATTATTAAATATGTCAGGTACTTTCAAATTACTATCAGAGAAATCTTCTGAATTTACACATTTAGAGCAACACGTAGTGGAGTATATCGCCCAGCAAAAAGTCGCTGTAAATTTAAAAATGATTGCTAGTTATTTAAACATACCTAAACAGCAATTAAGTGTAACCGTTCGTAATTTAGAGAAAAACGGATACATTGTAAAAAAACAAGATACAGTAGATAAACGAGCCGTTTTAATTTCCCTAACAGAAAAGGCTGAAAAGGTGCACTATAAAAAGTGGAAACAAATTTATAATAATTTCACAGTAAACATCGAAAAGTTATCTGAAGAAGATATGAGGGATTTAACTTACGGACTGTATAAAACAAATAAAATGCTATCAAAAATGCTAAATACCACTAATCATATATAA
- a CDS encoding GNAT family N-acetyltransferase: protein MKIKISYTIEHPTDFNELLALYESLGWNSLKLTVNELEQMCKQSWYAIYAFKEQQLIGMGRVISDGVITGIICGVCVLPKYQSVGIGKEIVKRLIQHCEQNKVIPQLMCVENLQSYYESIGFEAFSIGMTKHIIR, encoded by the coding sequence ATGAAAATTAAAATAAGCTACACAATTGAACATCCAACAGATTTCAATGAATTATTAGCTTTATACGAATCTTTAGGATGGAATTCTCTGAAATTAACGGTTAATGAATTGGAACAAATGTGTAAACAAAGTTGGTATGCAATTTATGCTTTTAAAGAGCAACAATTAATTGGGATGGGACGAGTAATATCAGATGGTGTAATAACGGGCATTATTTGTGGTGTATGTGTATTGCCAAAGTATCAGTCCGTTGGCATTGGAAAAGAAATAGTGAAACGATTAATCCAGCACTGTGAACAAAACAAGGTCATTCCCCAACTTATGTGTGTAGAAAATTTGCAATCTTACTATGAATCTATAGGGTTTGAGGCATTCTCTATTGGGATGACAAAACATATTATAAGATAG
- a CDS encoding MBL fold metallo-hydrolase gives MEIAKGVEMLHLEFQEFIIHPILLWDDEMAVLIDTGFPGQIEDIQVEMERVGVSFDKLKVVILTHQDIDHIGSLPELLKNGVSNIKIYAHELDKPYIEGDLPLLKGAHLENLPKGKVSEIVIDGQELPYCGGIIILHTPGHTPGHISLYLKQSKTLIAGDSMYSVNGMLGGVHAPTTLDIKEAQQSLMKYLNLEIESVVCYHGGLSKGNIHAQIQKL, from the coding sequence ATGGAGATTGCTAAAGGAGTAGAAATGCTACACCTTGAATTTCAAGAATTTATTATTCATCCAATTCTTTTATGGGATGATGAAATGGCAGTATTAATAGATACTGGCTTCCCTGGACAAATTGAAGATATACAAGTAGAGATGGAGAGAGTTGGGGTATCTTTTGATAAGTTAAAAGTCGTCATTTTGACACATCAGGATATAGATCATATAGGGAGTCTTCCTGAATTATTGAAGAACGGTGTAAGTAATATCAAAATTTATGCACACGAGTTAGATAAACCTTATATTGAAGGGGATTTACCATTATTGAAAGGTGCACATTTAGAGAACCTACCAAAAGGAAAAGTAAGTGAGATTGTGATTGATGGGCAAGAACTTCCATATTGCGGTGGTATTATTATTCTCCATACCCCAGGGCACACTCCCGGTCATATTAGTTTATATTTGAAACAAAGTAAAACTCTTATCGCTGGGGATTCCATGTACAGTGTGAATGGAATGTTAGGAGGAGTTCATGCCCCAACTACTCTGGATATTAAGGAAGCTCAACAGTCTTTGATGAAGTATTTAAATTTAGAAATTGAATCCGTAGTTTGTTATCATGGGGGATTAAGTAAGGGGAATATACATGCACAAATTCAAAAATTGTAG
- a CDS encoding TetR/AcrR family transcriptional regulator: MDQKQRPLGRPRQNKNTKSTKEIILEVATRLFLTQNYQVVSMDEVAKECGVTKATVYYYYSTKADLFTATMIQMMVRIKENMDQILSTNKTLEERLLDFATVYLHATIDIDMNNFMKDAKLSLSEEQLKELKNAEDDMYEVLEKALDNAMGLEEIPKGNPKLAAHAFVALLSIGNFKDENHNPILANIDELAKQIVSFYWNGLSH, translated from the coding sequence TTGGATCAAAAACAACGTCCTCTCGGAAGGCCTCGTCAAAATAAAAATACAAAGTCTACAAAAGAAATCATTTTAGAAGTTGCAACTAGGTTATTTCTCACCCAAAATTATCAAGTTGTTTCAATGGATGAGGTCGCGAAAGAATGTGGTGTTACAAAAGCAACCGTCTACTATTACTATTCAACAAAAGCGGATTTATTTACCGCTACTATGATTCAAATGATGGTACGAATAAAAGAAAATATGGATCAAATCCTCTCTACAAATAAGACTTTGGAAGAAAGATTATTGGACTTTGCTACAGTATACTTACACGCAACGATAGATATTGATATGAATAATTTTATGAAAGATGCAAAACTCTCTTTATCTGAAGAGCAATTAAAGGAATTAAAAAATGCCGAAGATGACATGTATGAAGTATTGGAAAAAGCACTTGACAATGCGATGGGCCTTGAAGAAATACCTAAAGGGAATCCAAAATTAGCTGCCCATGCGTTCGTAGCTTTATTATCAATCGGGAATTTTAAAGATGAGAATCACAATCCTATTCTTGCAAATATAGATGAATTAGCAAAACAAATCGTTTCGTTTTATTGGAATGGGTTAAGTCATTAA
- a CDS encoding MMPL family transporter produces MKKHPLNMLGKLVAGKNTQWITLSIWILITLVLSFTLPQVNSMKEPNPKNLPETAMSQQAEALMKKEFPNNAGNPLLVVWHREGGLQLKDYKLIQDVYKELKDSPLKEQSTLPPFDTIPEQVLSKSASKEGTSFVTPVFFNKSAGTDILKGNLEDLRKIVNSKVDVDPFKQKITDSGLHVRLSGPVGIQTDAVSLFSQADVKLLVATVLLVLVLLILLYRSPILAILPLLVVGFAYGIISPTLGFLADNGWIKVDAQAISIMTVLLFGAGTDYCLFLISRYREYLLEEESKYKALQLAIKASGGAIIMSALTVVLGLGTLLLAHYGAFHRFAVPFSVAVFIMGIAALTILPAFLLIFGRVAFFPFIPRTTAMNEEFTKKKVLKVKTTKGAFSKKLGDIVVRKPWTIIMLTVFLLGGLASFVPRIQYTYDLLESFPKDMPSREGFTLITDHFSAGELAPVKIVVDSKGKDLPIKQEIEKLSFVNKVKEPMKGKENNQLQMYEVSLAENPYSIEALDQIPKLKNSVEKVLKDEGISKAENHLWIGGETASLYDTKQITERDEAVIIPVMISIIALLLLVYLRSIVAMIYLIVTVVLSFFSALGAGWVLLHFGMGAPAIQGAIPLYAFVFLVALGEDYNIFMVSEIWKNRKKQNHVDAVKSGVIQTGSVITSAGLILAGTFAVLGTLPIQVLVQFGIVTAIGVLLDTFIVRPLLVPAITVVLGRFAFWPGKLWKEEKQLQKEDTL; encoded by the coding sequence ATGAAAAAGCACCCGTTAAATATGTTAGGGAAGCTTGTAGCAGGGAAGAATACGCAATGGATAACTTTATCGATTTGGATTCTTATTACATTAGTACTTTCATTTACGTTGCCACAAGTAAACAGTATGAAAGAACCGAATCCGAAAAATTTACCTGAAACAGCTATGTCACAGCAAGCTGAAGCACTTATGAAAAAAGAATTTCCTAATAATGCAGGAAATCCGTTGTTAGTAGTATGGCATCGAGAGGGTGGATTACAGTTAAAGGATTATAAACTCATACAAGACGTTTATAAAGAATTAAAGGACAGTCCTTTAAAAGAACAATCAACATTACCACCATTTGATACAATTCCAGAGCAAGTATTATCAAAAAGTGCATCAAAAGAGGGGACATCATTTGTTACACCAGTATTTTTTAATAAATCAGCTGGAACGGATATATTAAAAGGGAATCTTGAAGATTTAAGAAAAATAGTGAATAGTAAAGTGGATGTAGATCCATTCAAACAAAAAATTACCGACTCCGGTTTACATGTTCGATTATCTGGACCTGTAGGTATTCAAACGGATGCAGTAAGTTTATTTAGTCAAGCTGATGTGAAATTATTAGTTGCTACTGTATTACTTGTATTGGTTTTATTAATTTTATTGTATCGCTCTCCAATTTTAGCAATTTTACCTTTACTTGTTGTTGGCTTTGCATATGGAATTATCAGTCCGACACTGGGCTTTTTAGCAGACAATGGATGGATTAAAGTAGATGCACAGGCTATATCGATTATGACTGTCTTACTGTTTGGAGCGGGAACGGATTACTGTCTATTTTTAATTTCAAGATATAGGGAGTATCTGTTAGAAGAAGAAAGTAAATATAAAGCACTGCAACTTGCGATAAAAGCATCAGGCGGAGCAATTATAATGAGTGCACTAACTGTAGTATTAGGATTAGGAACATTATTACTTGCACATTATGGAGCGTTTCATCGATTTGCAGTACCATTTAGTGTTGCTGTTTTCATAATGGGAATCGCTGCATTAACAATTCTTCCGGCATTTTTATTGATTTTTGGTAGAGTTGCATTCTTCCCATTCATACCGAGAACAACTGCAATGAATGAAGAGTTTACGAAAAAGAAAGTTTTAAAAGTAAAAACTACAAAGGGGGCCTTTAGTAAAAAGCTTGGTGATATTGTTGTACGTAAACCGTGGACAATTATTATGCTAACTGTATTTTTATTAGGAGGATTGGCTTCATTTGTACCACGTATTCAATACACGTACGATTTATTAGAATCATTCCCGAAAGATATGCCATCACGTGAAGGATTTACATTAATCACGGATCATTTTTCAGCTGGAGAATTAGCACCAGTAAAGATAGTAGTTGATTCAAAGGGAAAAGATTTACCTATTAAACAAGAAATAGAGAAATTATCTTTTGTTAATAAAGTGAAAGAACCAATGAAGGGAAAAGAAAATAATCAATTACAAATGTATGAAGTCTCTTTAGCGGAAAATCCATACTCAATTGAAGCATTAGATCAAATCCCTAAATTGAAAAATAGTGTAGAAAAGGTATTAAAAGATGAAGGAATCAGTAAAGCTGAGAATCATTTATGGATTGGCGGAGAAACAGCTTCCTTATATGATACAAAGCAAATTACTGAACGTGATGAAGCGGTTATTATTCCGGTTATGATTAGTATCATTGCTTTACTTTTACTCGTGTATTTACGTTCAATCGTTGCGATGATTTACTTAATTGTAACTGTCGTTTTATCATTCTTCTCTGCATTAGGCGCAGGCTGGGTCTTACTGCATTTCGGTATGGGGGCTCCCGCAATACAAGGTGCGATACCGTTATATGCATTCGTATTTTTAGTTGCCTTAGGAGAAGATTATAATATCTTTATGGTTTCTGAAATATGGAAAAATAGAAAGAAACAAAATCATGTAGATGCAGTAAAATCTGGTGTTATACAAACAGGAAGTGTAATTACATCAGCTGGTTTAATTTTAGCAGGAACTTTTGCAGTGTTAGGTACGTTACCAATTCAAGTTCTAGTTCAATTCGGTATTGTGACAGCAATCGGTGTATTACTAGATACGTTTATTGTAAGACCATTATTAGTACCAGCAATTACAGTTGTATTAGGACGCTTCGCTTTTTGGCCCGGAAAGCTTTGGAAAGAAGAAAAGCAATTACAAAAAGAAGATACTTTATAA